The Cyclobacteriaceae bacterium genome includes a region encoding these proteins:
- a CDS encoding helix-turn-helix transcriptional regulator, which produces MNNLSNLENCPVTATMDVIGGKWKLLIIHLINNDINRFGKMSMILKDISRQMLTTQLRDLESDGIISRIVYAEIPPRVEYFLTPKGKSLVPVLNALKDWGLEYEIRQVADEVIESR; this is translated from the coding sequence ATGAATAATTTATCGAACCTAGAGAACTGCCCTGTCACGGCAACAATGGATGTGATTGGAGGGAAGTGGAAATTATTGATCATTCATCTTATTAATAATGACATTAATCGCTTTGGAAAGATGAGCATGATACTGAAAGATATCAGTCGTCAGATGCTGACAACCCAGCTCCGTGATCTGGAGAGTGATGGCATCATTTCAAGAATTGTTTATGCTGAGATACCTCCAAGAGTGGAGTACTTTCTGACCCCAAAAGGGAAGTCACTTGTTCCTGTCTTAAATGCCTTGAAAGACTGGGGTCTGGAGTATGAGATTAGACAGGTAGCGGATGAAGTGATAGAAAGTAGATGA
- a CDS encoding NAD(P)H-binding protein → MNQYLITGSIGHISKPIAAALIKAGKKVTILTSSPEKVKEIEAMGATAVVGSLFDAAFVKNAFRNAEVVYTMIPPVWQTKDWKASQLEVANNYVEAIKSNGIKYVVNLSSIGAHLGEGCGPVDAISDFEKMLNKIEELNVKHIRPSSFYYNLLNQIGLVKQAGIMGANYGEEKIALVHPKDIAKVATEALLSLNFKGNSIQYIFSDLRTGKEIAEVLGKSIGKELPWIVFSDEEQKQGMLQGGVPETHAGSYTEMGHAIRTGKMQEEIINLAPTGSMKLEDFAKEFAAAYNN, encoded by the coding sequence ATGAATCAATATCTCATTACCGGTTCTATCGGACACATCAGTAAGCCAATTGCTGCTGCGCTTATCAAAGCAGGAAAAAAAGTTACCATCCTTACCAGCAGCCCTGAAAAAGTAAAAGAGATCGAAGCGATGGGTGCTACGGCAGTCGTCGGCTCATTATTCGATGCGGCATTCGTTAAGAATGCATTCAGAAATGCAGAGGTGGTATACACTATGATCCCGCCCGTATGGCAAACGAAAGACTGGAAAGCATCACAGCTGGAAGTTGCTAACAATTATGTGGAAGCCATTAAATCAAATGGAATAAAATATGTAGTTAACCTTAGCAGCATTGGCGCACATCTCGGAGAAGGCTGCGGACCGGTTGACGCCATCTCCGATTTTGAAAAAATGCTGAATAAGATTGAAGAGCTTAATGTAAAGCACATTCGTCCATCTTCATTTTATTATAATTTATTGAATCAGATAGGATTGGTGAAACAGGCTGGAATTATGGGAGCCAATTATGGAGAAGAAAAGATTGCGTTAGTTCATCCCAAGGATATTGCAAAGGTGGCAACAGAAGCGCTTCTCAGTCTTAACTTCAAGGGTAACTCTATACAATACATCTTCAGTGATCTCAGAACAGGAAAAGAAATTGCGGAGGTTTTAGGGAAATCAATTGGAAAAGAACTTCCATGGATTGTGTTTTCTGATGAGGAACAAAAGCAAGGCATGCTTCAGGGCGGAGTACCAGAGACCCATGCAGGGTCCTATACAGAAATGGGACATGCCATCAGAACAGGAAAGATGCAGGAAGAAATTATCAACCTGGCTCCAACAGGATCTATGAAGCTTGAAGATTTTGCAAAGGAGTTTGCTGCGGCCTACAACAATTAA
- a CDS encoding DUF1801 domain-containing protein: MKSKSKYRSFENPDVAAVFDACPKTIRAKLMTLRELIFETAASTDGVGKLEETLKWGSPSYLTTETGSGTTIRIDRISAQNRKFAMCVHCQTTLVGPFKKIHGDFFIYDANRGLILDDKDELPIPELRQFVTMALTYHLSKKKKNRASF; the protein is encoded by the coding sequence ATGAAATCAAAAAGCAAGTACAGATCTTTTGAAAATCCGGATGTCGCTGCCGTCTTTGATGCTTGCCCAAAAACAATTCGCGCCAAGCTGATGACATTACGAGAACTTATTTTCGAAACAGCTGCTTCAACAGATGGCGTTGGCAAACTGGAGGAAACTTTAAAATGGGGGTCACCCAGTTATCTGACTACTGAAACGGGGAGCGGAACAACCATACGCATCGATCGTATCTCTGCTCAAAATAGAAAGTTCGCGATGTGCGTTCATTGTCAAACTACCCTGGTGGGGCCTTTCAAAAAAATACACGGCGATTTCTTTATTTACGATGCCAACCGCGGCTTGATACTTGATGATAAAGATGAACTTCCGATACCGGAATTAAGGCAATTCGTTACCATGGCATTAACGTATCATCTCAGTAAAAAGAAAAAGAACAGGGCATCATTTTAA
- a CDS encoding MBL fold metallo-hydrolase, producing MKKIFFAVALLFASGQIFAQRPASDVLETSKGPVVIQPIKHGTVVFTWNGKTIYADPDGGAKAFEGIAAPDLILITDIHGDHFNLPTLEAVSTAKTMIIAPQVVVDKLSETLKAKAAVLGNGQEISKLDISIMAIPMYNLPEATDAKHTKGRGNGYVLSFGNKKIYLSGDTAGIPEMRSLKNIDVAFVCMNLPYTMDVPEAASAVIDFKPKVVYPYHYRGQNGVSDTEAFKKIVNDSNKSIEVRLRNWYSN from the coding sequence ATGAAGAAAATATTCTTTGCCGTCGCGCTTTTATTTGCGTCTGGACAAATCTTTGCCCAGCGTCCTGCTTCTGATGTTCTTGAGACATCAAAAGGCCCTGTTGTTATTCAGCCCATCAAACATGGTACCGTAGTTTTTACCTGGAATGGGAAAACCATTTATGCGGATCCCGATGGTGGAGCCAAAGCATTTGAAGGTATTGCTGCTCCTGATCTTATTCTGATAACCGATATTCACGGTGATCATTTCAATCTTCCTACATTGGAAGCAGTCAGCACGGCCAAGACCATGATTATCGCACCGCAGGTAGTTGTAGATAAACTTTCTGAGACACTGAAAGCAAAAGCAGCAGTATTAGGCAATGGACAAGAGATCAGCAAGCTTGATATTTCTATAATGGCAATACCGATGTACAATCTGCCGGAAGCAACCGATGCAAAGCATACTAAAGGCAGAGGCAATGGTTATGTCCTATCGTTTGGAAATAAAAAGATCTATTTATCAGGAGATACAGCTGGTATTCCGGAAATGCGGTCATTAAAAAATATTGATGTTGCGTTTGTTTGCATGAATCTTCCATACACGATGGATGTACCTGAAGCTGCTTCTGCAGTGATTGATTTCAAGCCAAAAGTTGTATATCCTTATCACTATCGCGGTCAGAATGGAGTAAGTGATACCGAAGCCTTTAAGAAGATCGTTAATGATTCCAACAAATCAATTGAAGTGCGATTGAGAAATTGGTATTCGAATTAA
- a CDS encoding endonuclease III → MIFNIDFTPSMNWEKEIQPLLKKYKGKKHPLDYNNVYELLVMVVLSAQDSDRNINKLAPALFESYPDMKALSKANGESLFPFVSKIRNFGNKTKWLLELSATIKSDKNIPTTLEGLTELPGIGRKSANVILRESGMKAEGIIVDLHVVRVAPRLGIATGTDPKKIEKQLMEVIAPKDWGEAGMAISFLGREICRPTNPKCSECVMNKVCAYYKSLQS, encoded by the coding sequence ATGATATTTAACATAGATTTTACTCCGTCTATGAATTGGGAAAAAGAAATTCAACCATTACTTAAAAAATATAAAGGCAAAAAACATCCTTTGGATTATAATAACGTGTACGAGTTGCTCGTGATGGTTGTTCTTTCCGCACAGGATTCGGATCGCAATATTAATAAGCTTGCACCGGCGCTTTTCGAGTCGTATCCTGATATGAAAGCACTCTCAAAAGCAAATGGCGAATCATTATTCCCTTTCGTATCAAAGATTCGGAACTTTGGAAATAAGACAAAATGGCTTCTGGAGTTATCTGCAACAATAAAGTCAGACAAGAACATTCCAACAACTCTTGAAGGTCTGACAGAGCTTCCAGGCATTGGAAGGAAATCTGCCAATGTTATTCTCCGCGAATCCGGAATGAAGGCAGAAGGAATTATCGTCGATCTTCATGTGGTTCGTGTTGCTCCACGCCTTGGCATCGCAACAGGAACTGATCCAAAGAAAATTGAAAAACAACTCATGGAAGTCATCGCACCAAAAGACTGGGGTGAGGCGGGTATGGCGATTTCATTCCTTGGAAGAGAGATCTGTCGCCCAACCAATCCAAAATGCTCGGAGTGTGTCATGAATAAAGTATGTGCGTATTATAAAAGTCTGCAATCCTAA
- a CDS encoding FtsX-like permease family protein, which produces MLFNYLKITLRSLLRNSTASLIKITSLSVGLISFSIIALFVSREWSYDKQHVNSENIYRIVKDFVNDDGSHIPDATTPPAFGPALQRDLPEVASTTRVFPNWGHKYLIQSGDDSRYEEKVTRIDSSFFDVFSFPFVSGSKEASLTIPNFILLTESAAKRYFGDNDPVGKTIKIDIGRNGTEFSVTGVLKDVPATSHFTFDFLISVRTFRRQLDTDWNWYNYYTYVRLKEGTIREDFDKKLQPLFVKYNPENKNEVYSQALSDIHLNSHLKWELSNNGNAMYVRILSVIALFMAVLAAINYINLVTAQASKRAKEVGIRKATGANRTMLIRQFILESMVMVVAASTVSIVIAESILPLMTNFLGTELSFFHDASRELWMTLGGMVIIIGLLAGVYPAFYLSSFQPSTVLKGSGIGMTGSNFLRKGLVTFQFVISTVLICGALVITSQLDFIRNTELGFDKENILMVQNISGRGKKAALATEVKKITGVMNAGGADGTLGGLNWTTSIRAKENEDELLLNFLNVDEEFLDVMNVKIKDGRNFSSKVEADSSAIVLNETAVRQLGLKEPVIGTNIVWGIDENGVVYYAEIIGVIEDFHFTSFHEPIKPFGFVLGENSIKTLFVKVDASQISNTLGQLESAWKSIFPDKPFEYTFQDEQLAKLYEADSKFQRLFSYFTVITILIACLGLFGLSVHAAEQKRKEIGIRKVLGASVASVVQLLSVDFFKLVAIAILIAIPIGWYSMDQWLNTFSYRVDLNWTVFALAASAAILITFITISFQSIRAAIGNPIESLKNE; this is translated from the coding sequence ATGTTGTTCAATTATTTGAAAATTACACTCAGAAGCCTGCTACGCAATTCGACGGCTTCCCTTATAAAGATAACAAGCCTCTCTGTTGGTCTTATAAGCTTCTCAATCATTGCTCTATTTGTTTCGCGCGAATGGAGCTATGACAAGCAGCATGTAAACTCTGAAAACATCTACCGTATTGTCAAGGATTTTGTTAATGATGATGGTAGTCACATACCGGATGCTACCACTCCGCCTGCTTTTGGTCCGGCATTACAAAGAGATCTTCCTGAAGTTGCTTCAACTACACGCGTATTTCCAAACTGGGGACATAAGTATCTGATTCAGTCTGGTGATGACAGCAGATATGAAGAAAAGGTCACCCGTATTGATAGCAGTTTCTTTGATGTGTTCTCATTTCCATTTGTGTCAGGAAGTAAAGAGGCCTCATTGACCATTCCAAACTTCATTCTTCTCACAGAATCTGCTGCAAAAAGATACTTTGGAGATAATGATCCTGTTGGTAAAACAATCAAGATCGACATTGGCAGAAATGGAACTGAGTTCTCTGTTACAGGTGTATTGAAAGATGTTCCTGCCACTTCTCATTTTACCTTTGACTTTCTTATTTCTGTCCGAACCTTCCGACGTCAGTTGGATACCGACTGGAATTGGTATAACTATTATACTTATGTCAGACTTAAGGAAGGAACTATTCGGGAAGATTTTGATAAAAAGCTGCAACCACTTTTCGTTAAATACAATCCAGAAAACAAAAACGAAGTCTACTCTCAGGCACTATCGGATATTCATTTAAACTCACATCTTAAGTGGGAGCTTTCTAACAATGGAAATGCGATGTATGTCAGAATTCTTTCTGTAATAGCCCTGTTTATGGCGGTGCTCGCAGCTATCAACTATATTAACCTTGTCACGGCCCAGGCTAGCAAACGTGCAAAGGAAGTTGGTATCCGAAAAGCTACCGGTGCTAATCGTACCATGCTGATTCGTCAGTTTATTCTGGAGTCAATGGTGATGGTGGTAGCGGCTTCGACAGTATCAATTGTTATTGCCGAGTCGATCCTTCCATTGATGACGAACTTTCTCGGAACGGAATTGAGTTTCTTCCATGACGCAAGTCGGGAATTGTGGATGACATTAGGAGGGATGGTCATCATCATTGGATTGCTGGCAGGAGTTTATCCCGCATTTTATCTTTCATCCTTTCAGCCTTCCACTGTGTTAAAGGGCTCCGGAATAGGAATGACAGGCAGCAACTTTTTACGGAAAGGTCTTGTAACGTTTCAATTTGTAATCTCTACTGTTCTTATTTGCGGTGCCCTGGTAATTACCAGTCAACTGGATTTTATTCGCAATACCGAATTGGGATTTGACAAGGAGAATATTTTAATGGTGCAAAATATTTCAGGAAGAGGAAAGAAGGCCGCGCTTGCAACGGAAGTGAAAAAAATAACAGGCGTTATGAATGCTGGCGGAGCGGATGGAACCTTAGGAGGATTGAACTGGACTACCAGCATTCGTGCAAAAGAAAACGAAGATGAGTTGTTACTCAATTTTCTTAATGTGGATGAGGAATTTCTGGATGTGATGAATGTTAAGATAAAGGATGGCAGAAACTTCTCTTCAAAAGTTGAGGCAGATAGCAGTGCGATTGTTTTGAATGAAACAGCAGTACGACAGTTAGGTCTCAAGGAACCTGTAATCGGGACGAATATCGTATGGGGTATAGATGAGAATGGTGTTGTCTATTACGCGGAAATTATCGGTGTCATTGAGGATTTTCATTTCACTTCGTTTCATGAGCCTATCAAGCCTTTTGGATTTGTTCTTGGGGAAAACAGTATTAAAACATTATTTGTTAAGGTTGATGCTTCCCAGATTTCCAATACTTTGGGTCAATTAGAGAGTGCATGGAAATCAATATTTCCTGACAAACCTTTTGAATACACTTTTCAGGACGAACAATTAGCAAAGCTTTACGAAGCTGATTCAAAATTCCAGAGGTTGTTTAGCTACTTTACGGTCATCACTATTTTGATCGCTTGTCTTGGATTGTTTGGTTTATCCGTGCATGCAGCAGAACAGAAAAGGAAAGAAATTGGAATTAGAAAAGTGCTGGGCGCAAGTGTGGCAAGTGTAGTACAGCTTCTTTCTGTTGATTTTTTCAAGCTTGTTGCAATTGCCATTTTAATAGCGATTCCGATCGGATGGTATTCCATGGATCAGTGGCTTAATACATTTTCGTATAGAGTCGATCTGAACTGGACGGTGTTTGCTCTTGCGGCCAGCGCAGCGATCCTGATTACCTTTATAACCATCAGCTTTCAATCCATAAGGGCAGCCATTGGCAATCCAATTGAATCGCTGAAGAATGAATAA
- a CDS encoding DUF885 domain-containing protein, with the protein MRTKISWKKIILRSLLVIFILFAGFVINLIWFKPFSIRLFYDKIFVEFALTDPETVTQLGIPVLYGMSKDELTDVSDKKQWETFNQFKEDLEILKSYDFESQSPANQLNTQILQWFLTTQAESEPYFYHDYPVNQMFGVQNNLPSFLESAHKLRDASDADAYIARLSKFDTKFDQVLEGLKIRESKGIIPPRFVIDRVLSEMKGFTGQGKEKINLEEGQPNPIQTNILFANFKNKIDTLKDISDADKKELISRVEKEMQQTVFPAYQKLIDYFTALKEKATDDDGVWKFPDGDNFYKYQLKQNTTVSLNPEEIHNIGLSEVARIKKEMWEILKSEGYKDTTRSIGETVQAISKEERFLFSNDDAGRKLALAEYDRLLEEINSNLDSAFDIRPKSKLEVKRVPAFKEEGSAAAYYNGPPMDNSRGGTFYVNLRDLHEIVKFGMKTLAYHEGIPGHHFQIAIQSEIESVPMFRNILGTTAYAEGWALYSERLAWELGFYKNDPFGNLGRLQAEMFRSVRLVVDTGIHHKRWTRQQAIDYMVANTGMPTSEVTTEIERYVVMPGQACAYKIGMLKILELREKAKTALGEKFDLRKFHNAVLKNGSVPLELLEMIVDKYIQETKGA; encoded by the coding sequence ATGAGAACCAAAATCAGCTGGAAGAAAATAATTCTCCGCTCCCTCCTCGTCATCTTCATATTATTCGCCGGATTTGTCATCAATCTTATCTGGTTTAAGCCTTTCAGCATCCGGCTTTTCTATGATAAGATCTTTGTTGAGTTTGCCCTAACCGATCCTGAAACAGTCACTCAGCTTGGCATTCCAGTTCTCTACGGAATGAGCAAAGACGAACTCACTGACGTCTCAGATAAAAAGCAGTGGGAAACATTCAACCAATTCAAAGAGGATCTTGAAATTCTCAAAAGTTATGATTTCGAAAGTCAGAGTCCGGCCAACCAGCTGAACACTCAGATCCTTCAGTGGTTCCTCACTACTCAAGCCGAATCTGAACCTTATTTCTATCATGACTATCCTGTCAACCAGATGTTTGGTGTACAGAACAATCTTCCAAGTTTTCTGGAAAGCGCTCACAAGCTTCGTGATGCAAGTGATGCGGACGCTTACATCGCGCGTCTTTCAAAATTCGATACCAAATTTGATCAGGTACTGGAAGGATTAAAGATCCGTGAAAGCAAAGGGATTATCCCTCCTCGCTTTGTGATCGACAGAGTGTTAAGCGAAATGAAAGGTTTTACGGGTCAGGGGAAAGAAAAAATCAATCTCGAAGAAGGGCAGCCCAATCCCATTCAAACAAATATTCTGTTCGCCAATTTCAAGAATAAGATTGATACGTTGAAAGATATTTCTGACGCCGATAAAAAAGAATTGATCAGTCGTGTTGAAAAAGAAATGCAGCAAACTGTTTTTCCTGCTTATCAGAAACTCATTGACTATTTCACCGCTTTGAAAGAAAAGGCAACCGACGATGATGGTGTTTGGAAATTTCCCGATGGAGATAATTTTTACAAGTATCAGCTTAAGCAGAATACAACGGTAAGTCTTAATCCTGAAGAAATTCATAACATCGGCCTGTCAGAAGTGGCTAGAATCAAAAAGGAAATGTGGGAGATACTAAAGTCTGAGGGATACAAAGACACGACTCGATCCATCGGAGAAACAGTTCAGGCTATTAGTAAAGAAGAACGTTTTCTGTTTAGCAATGACGATGCAGGGAGAAAACTTGCATTAGCTGAATATGATCGACTTCTGGAAGAGATCAATAGTAATCTCGACAGTGCATTTGATATTCGTCCGAAATCAAAACTGGAAGTAAAGCGTGTTCCTGCGTTTAAAGAGGAAGGATCAGCAGCGGCATATTATAATGGTCCGCCTATGGACAATTCACGGGGTGGTACTTTTTATGTCAATCTCCGCGACTTACATGAAATTGTAAAATTTGGAATGAAGACACTCGCTTATCATGAAGGAATTCCAGGACATCATTTTCAGATCGCCATTCAAAGTGAGATTGAAAGCGTTCCCATGTTCAGAAATATTCTTGGAACAACAGCATATGCCGAAGGATGGGCTTTGTACTCCGAGCGTCTTGCCTGGGAACTTGGATTCTACAAGAATGATCCTTTCGGAAATCTCGGAAGACTTCAGGCTGAAATGTTCAGATCAGTGCGATTGGTAGTCGACACCGGCATCCACCATAAAAGATGGACGCGCCAGCAGGCGATTGACTATATGGTTGCCAACACTGGAATGCCTACCAGCGAAGTCACAACCGAGATCGAACGATATGTTGTAATGCCTGGTCAGGCGTGTGCTTATAAAATCGGAATGCTTAAGATTCTTGAGCTTAGAGAAAAAGCAAAGACTGCTCTGGGTGAGAAATTCGATCTCAGAAAATTCCACAACGCCGTTTTGAAAAATGGCTCAGTGCCACTCGAGTTACTTGAAATGATCGTTGACAAGTATATTCAGGAAACAAAAGGAGCTTAA
- a CDS encoding carboxypeptidase-like regulatory domain-containing protein, which translates to MKQVFLFVFILLSSNCFSQDSFIVIRGKVLDRKSKSPLAYANIYLKGRSIGTISNESGEFEFKVPVENRNDSLIVSYVGYKNLSSKILDVRGELFYLENSSTQLQEITVNTLTGEQIMRKALASIENNYPVGPNILKAFYRDWKIRESTVPDSSKVTLVEAAISVYDKSYKKTSNELIFVDHVRRSKASGNEYNYLYLLVEQNYVRHTFSRNIGNVFGPFDFKHLTYDLKDIVTQNGENVYLITAESKEVPGQYEFYISASDFGFLRITFKGQMKGDVILGDDKQPWLKRTHQMIYIDNALVFRKYNNRYFLNYLKLNWRTRTLSDVTGETTDTREFLQELLVNEIITEDVEKLVHQYGRPMSNKKSIEQQIKPYSKSFWESFNVIKERPLNGKLMKLLEKDGKIEDQFMNQRSDSSKEIRK; encoded by the coding sequence TTGAAACAGGTCTTTCTTTTTGTATTCATTTTACTTTCTTCCAACTGCTTCTCCCAGGATTCATTCATAGTGATTCGTGGAAAAGTACTGGATAGAAAATCAAAGTCCCCTTTAGCCTACGCAAACATTTATCTGAAGGGGAGATCAATTGGAACGATTTCAAATGAATCCGGAGAATTTGAGTTTAAAGTGCCTGTTGAAAACAGGAATGATTCACTTATTGTTTCTTATGTAGGATATAAAAACCTAAGCAGTAAAATTCTGGATGTAAGAGGAGAACTTTTTTATCTGGAAAATTCCAGCACACAGCTTCAGGAAATAACTGTCAATACCCTTACGGGAGAGCAGATCATGAGAAAAGCTTTGGCAAGCATTGAAAATAATTATCCTGTCGGTCCCAACATTTTAAAGGCATTTTACCGTGATTGGAAAATACGCGAATCCACAGTCCCGGATTCTTCCAAGGTGACGTTGGTGGAGGCTGCCATTTCAGTTTATGATAAGAGCTATAAAAAAACTTCAAATGAATTGATTTTTGTGGACCATGTCAGAAGGAGCAAGGCGAGTGGGAATGAGTATAATTATTTATATCTTCTTGTTGAGCAGAATTATGTAAGGCATACATTCTCGAGGAACATTGGAAATGTTTTTGGTCCTTTTGATTTTAAGCATCTCACGTATGACCTGAAGGATATTGTCACACAGAATGGAGAAAATGTATATCTCATCACCGCAGAATCCAAAGAAGTACCCGGCCAGTATGAATTTTATATTTCAGCGAGTGACTTTGGTTTCTTGCGTATCACCTTTAAAGGACAGATGAAGGGAGATGTTATTCTTGGGGATGACAAACAGCCATGGTTGAAGAGAACTCATCAAATGATTTATATCGACAATGCATTGGTTTTTCGTAAGTACAACAATCGTTACTTTCTCAATTACTTAAAATTGAATTGGCGCACCAGAACTTTATCTGATGTTACAGGGGAGACAACCGATACGCGGGAATTTTTGCAGGAATTATTGGTAAATGAGATCATCACTGAGGATGTAGAGAAATTGGTTCATCAATACGGGCGACCTATGTCAAATAAGAAGAGCATTGAACAACAAATAAAACCTTACAGTAAGTCCTTTTGGGAAAGCTTTAACGTTATAAAGGAAAGGCCACTTAACGGAAAGTTGATGAAGCTTCTCGAGAAAGATGGAAAAATTGAAGATCAGTTTATGAATCAAAGATCCGATTCCTCAAAAGAAATCAGGAAGTAA